One part of the Impatiens glandulifera unplaced genomic scaffold, dImpGla2.1, whole genome shotgun sequence genome encodes these proteins:
- the LOC124917692 gene encoding immune-associated nucleotide-binding protein 9-like, with protein sequence MASAGIHSILVVFSLKSRYSKEEVGAILHCLKKLFGEKIYDCMIVVFTGGDVLRKKMSLLKIIWEILSVCKNRKVVFDNRTKDKGKQTQQRKSLLAMVDEVMNSNGGQLYTNELFQELIRAEKEILDLKEGIKLFESIEKSNSELYQPVKKRLDSGGAYKRA encoded by the exons ATGGCTAGTGCTGGTATTCATTCTATCCTCGTGGTTTTTTCTCTGAAAAGTCGGTATTCTAAGGAAGAAGTAGGCGCCATTCTTCATTGTCTCAAGAAACTTTTCGGAGAAAAGATCTATGACTGCATGATTGTTGTGTTTACCGGTGGAGATGTCTTGAGGAAGAAGATGAGTCTTTTGAAGATTATTTGG GAAATCCTTAGCGTCTGTAAGAATCGAAAAGTTGTATTTGATAACCGGACAAAGGATAAAGGGAAGCAAACTCAACAACGAAAGAGTCTTCTTGCAATGGTGGATGAAGTCATGAATTCAAATGGTGGTCAACTATATACAAATGAATTATTCCAGGAATTAATTAGAGCAGAAAAGGAAATTCTTGATCTGAAAGAAGGAATAAAGCTTTTCGAATCGATAGAAAAATCCAATTCTGAGTTATATCAACCGGTGAAGAAGAGGCTTGACAGTGGCGGGGCTTACAAGAGGGCCTAG